The region GATGAAAAGGTAGTCAGAAAGTTTGGTAGTGAAAGACGGTGACTCTGGTAGAAAGTCGGAGTTGAAAGAGATATTAGGAAGACACCATTTATAGAACTTTGTGTGACAGGTGAGATAAATAGGGTAGCTTTTACCAGAAGAGGAAGGATAGCATTGCTTGAAATGGTTTGTTGTAGTCATGTTGATTGACAAGGAGCACATAGGGAAGGACGGAAGATAATACACGAAAACGTTGACAAGCGGTTGAAGAATGTACATGGAGATGACTAGCTGAGAGTGTCTGTGAAGCCAGATGGGTTGATGGACAAGGGATGGAGTGGGAGGACAGAAAAATGAAAGGATACGAGCAAAAATGGATGGGCAGTAGTGAACAGCTGGGTAGGCAAGAAACAATTGGAAGGACTTGAGAAGAATAAACAAGGGATACAAGGGATATTTTTTATTAAAGAGTGGAGCTGATATATAAGTACCTGTAGATGCTCCAGTCTCTCCTTGAGGGATTCCAGCATCCTCTCCATCTGGTGCACCCCAGCAGACGTCTCCTTAGGTGGGTCCTCCATTGtgttggcagctgcagctcccTTGCGAAAGGCATCCTGAGTGTTGTGCCCCACCTGCAGCTCAAGATGCTCCCGTTGACCAAAATGGTGGTACTCATTCTCCCGGGCATGAATGCCTTCATGGGGATCTCGATGGCCAGCCTCGTGGTGTCCCCTGTGACCCTCCTCATGCGGTCCCTGGTGTCCATCTTCATGGTGTCCTTGGTGTCCATCTTCATGGAGACCCTGATGTCCATCCTCGTGGTGTCCCCTAAGGCCATCCTCATGGTGGACTCGGTGGCCCCCCTCATGATGACCTCGATGCCCCCCTTCATGATGACCTCGATGGGTCCCTTCATGGTGGCCATGGCCTTGGCTGTGGCCATGGCCGTGGCTGTGGCCATGGCCGTGACTGTGGTTCTCTTCATGGTGACCTCCGTGGTGCTCAACGTGCCTCCGGGGATGGGTTTCACAGCGGCTCAGTTTGGCTGTCAGTTCCCTCACTGTCTCCCTCTGGTCCAGGATCATCTCCTTCTGGTGCACTACTGTCTCCCGTAAGTGTAAGATGGTTTCCTTAGCTTCCTCCAGAGTCCCAACCCAGTGCCCATTGCCCCCATTTCCCCCATTGTTCATCCCTGCTCCGTGCCGCTGTTGGCTAGCGGGCTGGCAGCCGTTATCCATGTCCAGTGGCATAGGACTGCAGATAAATTTGGGCAAGCCATATTCCGAGGCTGGCACTAGTGGAGAGAAGATGAGGCAGAGCCATACCCAGTGCAAGGCCATCTCCACAGCTGTCATGACTCTGGCAGATGGGAGAGGGATGGGGAGAGCAATCCAGAAAGGGTTTATTAGCctaggaaagaaaaatgaaaaaaattccaCCAGACAGATGCTCCTAGTCTAGAGTTTAAGGACCCTGCCACACAGCAGATGTAGACACAAAGTCAGTCATCAATAAACTCTCTTTGAAGACCACCAAACATCCGGaatgctgctttggtgccacaaAAGGACACCTCAAAGGCCTCTGTTTGGAAGGAGATCCAAATGTCTTTGATGGGAAAAGTGGAAGATATTCCAGTTGGAGCAGACACCAGGCAATCCGGAGGTACTCAAGTAGTCTACACAACTGCCCTGCACAGTTCAGACTGTGCTCCTTCAGTGTCCTCCAAATCTGGATACGTTGCCTCTGCAGTCTGAGTTGTCTTCTTCCCCAGTTATCTATATCTTGCTACCCAGCAGAGCAAAGCTGCCAGTGGGTGTCCCGGCCCTGTAGGCAAGCAGGATTTGTGCTTTTCCTGCCTCTCCTTCCTGTCCAATTTGCCAAATCCTCTCAAGATGTGAAGAGAAGCATTGTCCCCCTAGCAACCGAGAAATTAATGGGCTTAAGGTGTCAGGGCAAAGCTTTTTCCTTCACCCCTGCCCATCCTCCCTACCCCATACATTACTAAGGCCCCTGCTTGGCAGCCCATGTAGATAACCGGTCCTCACGCCACTGCCCCCAGCAGATAAGAGACTTGAAAAACTAAAAACTTCACTCAGagaattaaggctacaatcctatctacactttcctggttgtaaacccctttgaacacaataggacttacttctgagtagacacgcagaggcttgcactgtacacTACCAGCCAGACACAGAGAGGTACAAAGTCTGAACTTTGAAAAAAATTTGCTGGCTTCTCTTCTAATGAGAGTCATGGAATCCATTCCCAAGTAACGTTTTTTGAAAAGCACCAAACTGAGCGAAGGAAAAGAAAGCTGGGAATGTGCCATACAGATATAGTTACATtgtgggacggggggggggggcagacagatGGACACAGCTAGATAAGCGGAGAAAGAATATCTAAGACATACGGAGGGATTTACAACCTGCCTTTCCGTACGTGTCTATAGATGGCTAACAAAAATGGCCAAAAACAATCAGCAAAAATTCACACAGCAGTTAAACCCAGGATAGAAATGTTAAGTCAAAACTCCCATTACAAACCATTGACACTGGTATCCTCATATTTCTGGACGGACACTGTATCAATGTTTTGTGTCCTCTTTCCCAAGCATTAGGAAGTTCAGGATAACCGCAATATTGTTTGTTTCCCAAAGCTTTTAGTGGTTGTGGTTTTTAAACCAATCAACCAACCTACTTTACTTACAGGTAGAGGAGAGACATTAGGCAGTCGGTAGCAAGCACTGTCCCACACTGCAGGCCCAGAGTCCAAGAAGAAACACAGAGGTTTTCCTCCACCAAGGCTTGCCTATCTATGCCTGACCCAGCCAGCTTTGTTATATACAGTACTTTTACATGGCTGGCTTTTTATCATTACAATTCTGAAATCTAATTGCATTTATAACTGGGAACATTGGAGGCATTATACCAGGCAGTGGCAATTATCTAAAGGGGCTAGTAGTAGCCCATGCACTGTCCTCTTTGATTGGCTACAGGCCTGCACTGCCTCCGGTGTGCTTGTGTGCACTGATGTCAttagggggtgggggcagacagcaataggtgacacccttggggtgatggtgacaccactagtggccaaaattgtggaaatctttaggaaaatttgtatttatgaataaaacCATAAAGGTATTTATCATtagaaacaaaccatgttgaattacaGGTCatacctcattatccactgatttgactcaccactgatactgaggtccacctttaaatgtcttgtaacaaggaaaaaaagcaccaaaatccagtttccggcctttgtgctgttaaatggCTCAATGCGGTTAAATGGCTCAATGTGACtcaatgtggtatagtgtctatataaAATGCATTCCAGGGCAACAGTAGAGGAgcaaagaacctggaagtgagtctttaaagctatttttccactgatttggtatccactgagggttccagaatgtggataacgaggcacaacctgtatctgtattctatcaaacgttatagccaaataaccagagaaagaaaacacaactgcgttGTGTAACAataagtggattttcttaattcagtggcatagctggagggggcggtgCATATGGGCGGTGCGCCatacagctccattttgctccccccactaagaagggagGGGTGGCTTGCCTGCCCCGCTGAGCCTTCCCGCCGGACTGAGcgatccacccccctccagctacgccaccgtctTAATtcaaaaactgaccaatgagactgattgccacaagagccaataagatgttattatgacacagcagggaaccaataaggtgttagtatcagtcagctctcatttccatgtatcagagctaatattagaactcttattctcGCGTGTGTCATCAAGTTTGGTTGCCGATTTGTTGGGTGAATAATAagtattacagtatttatttattatcgTTGTTATTTATTACGACTTGTTATTTTAGCGCTTCTTGATCCTTCTCCATGAAGTCCTCTCCCTTGCAAATACAGTACCTGCTCCTCTCACACAGCCACCAACACTTCCACGTTGCAAGCAACTTTCCGACAAGTGTCTATATGGGAAAGTTGTTCACACAGCGAGCCGCCAACCTCATGTtcttcagtggctgtttgctggtttgCTGAGTTAGAGGAAATTCAAACCTCTGCCTTAGGAGAGGTGTGGAGCTTGTAGCTGAAACTGTGTGTTGTTGCCCTCCCATTTGCAACACTATGGGGCTTATGGAGGAGAGGTGTTGCGGTTTCTTCCCAGCCGTGTGTGGGAGGGAAGTGTGACATCAGCGCCATGTTTTGATTAGCCACTCAAAGAATGCACCATTGTGGGGAAGCATCACTGGTGCATAATGTAATTGGTGGCTGGCAGTGGAATTGCTACAGAATGATTCACTAGTCGGGCTGCTACATTATCTGTGCTTTCTCTACTGGtattgtttttctttctgctgGTATTGTATAGCAAACAACTGGTATTGTTTGCTGCTAGAAGAATGCAGGAAGGCAGCtgtaggcacacacacacacacacacatgtgcacataaGCTCCTGAAGGGTGGAAAGGTAGCTGAATCTCTAATACACGTGCAGCCATAAGGTTTACATACAATCAGGAACCCTGTGTAATCAGGGTTCCCAATCACATGGAAACCTCTGCATGTGTACAGCTGTACTCACATGGCAGCTCCCTTCACACATTCAGTTGAGCGTGAACTGAGGTCAAAGTGTGACCAGAAAGCAGGGTTCTGCTCCCCTTATTCAGTCATTCGATAAATGTGCATGGGGAACAATTAAACAGGATCTACTTTATGCTGGTGTAATGCTGGCATAAGGCCACTGAtacatatatatcatatatacatatatatatatattgtactaGATCAGAGTGATTTGTGTGTCgttgtcccccccccaaaaaaaaacaactgtccaAGCAACCTGCACCTTGCAATTACGAATGTGCACAAGTCCTGCCCCCTCGCTTCCAATGAGTTTTCTTAATTGCTTGGcagtgggcagtggcgtagctaatgatcgtgtagcccggtgccaagctcaaaat is a window of Tiliqua scincoides isolate rTilSci1 chromosome 5, rTilSci1.hap2, whole genome shotgun sequence DNA encoding:
- the LOC136651992 gene encoding neuronal pentraxin-1-like, producing the protein MTAVEMALHWVWLCLIFSPLVPASEYGLPKFICSPMPLDMDNGCQPASQQRHGAGMNNGGNGGNGHWVGTLEEAKETILHLRETVVHQKEMILDQRETVRELTAKLSRCETHPRRHVEHHGGHHEENHSHGHGHSHGHGHSQGHGHHEGTHRGHHEGGHRGHHEGGHRVHHEDGLRGHHEDGHQGLHEDGHQGHHEDGHQGPHEEGHRGHHEAGHRDPHEGIHARENEYHHFGQREHLELQVGHNTQDAFRKGAAAANTMEDPPKETSAGVHQMERMLESLKERLEHLQHNRNSSVFSTSLRDALQKKISILEHQIHEKSNVSEHHQHSGPTAAGLRHKHVSHGHSVEKGHKVEKHSEDFRVGFPLRTNYMYVKVKRTLHQEIFAFSICLWLKSSSAPGMGTPFSYSVPGQANEVVLIEWGNNPMELLINDKASTLPLAINDAKWHHICVTWSTRDGIWEAYQDGVRRGSGENLAPWHPVKPGGVFILGQEQDTLGGRFDATQAFIGEISDFNMWGHILTPGEVYKMATCTSHVGGDLINWAEAAMELHGGVVKLPFNACH